The following proteins come from a genomic window of Lolium rigidum isolate FL_2022 chromosome 5, APGP_CSIRO_Lrig_0.1, whole genome shotgun sequence:
- the LOC124652815 gene encoding uncharacterized protein LOC124652815 yields the protein MMVYVRTWMVVVALVCTLALLLHSANAQAAAAPSLSSSPAQKPKCVPGPASPCRVGASLRDPENQEEEGIFNVKARAPSGAGETDSDDDYSDPDQPKDPDQADDDDLVIVGH from the coding sequence ATGATGGTGTATGTGCGCAcatggatggtggtggtggcgctagtATGCACGCTAGCCCTGCTGCTGCACTCAGCAAACGCGCAGGCGGCCGCCGctccatcgctgtcgtcgtcaccGGCACAGAAGCCCAAGTGCGTGCCCGGGCCTGCGTCGCCGTGCCGTGTGGGCGCGTCCTTGCGTGACCCGGagaaccaggaggaggaggggatatTCAATGTGAAGGCGAGGGCGCCAAGTGGTGCGGGAGAGACAGACAGCGACGATGACTACAGTGACCCGGACCAGCCCAAAGACCCCGACCAGGCTGATGACGACGACCTTGTCATTGTCGGCCACTGA
- the LOC124652814 gene encoding probable E3 ubiquitin-protein ligase RHY1A, whose product MPIASKLLYFQRRPSPAPPDPPEPPKPPRRAAGPRRRRSSAGISHHHHHKPGQELVPGNQRDGAKLVGCSGNKIEHVVGTGSSSRLNHSVSDHARLPDAVQQARERLLQRLNSVDLSGRRQQNTPSFETIWAGVLPHPADTDVSTTTDSELGSLTTYFQSSVSVAACKVQEIFVEPFSIVDKCMSVTSCMEPVPVIQETACEDVGEGESVSPSPECSICLERCGDADGLMELRCKHIFHSACLERWLRSHGDCPYCRATVLRTSDE is encoded by the exons ATGCCGATCGCCTCCAAGCTCCTCTACTTccagcgccgcccctcgccggcgccgccggatcCGCCGGAGCCACCCAAACCTCCCCGCCGCGCCGcggggccccgccgccgccgcagctccgccggcatctcccaccaccaccaccacaagccG GGTCAGGAACTTGTTCCAGGGAATCAAAGAGATGGTGCTAAGCTTGTGGGATGTTCTGGAAACAAAATAGAACATGTTGTGGGTACTGGCTCCAGCTCAAGGCTAAACCATAGTGTATCAGATCATGCACGGCTCCCTGATGCTGTTCAACAAGCTAGAGAAAGGCTTCTTCAGAGGCTTAATAGTGTAGACTTATCTGGAAGAAG GCAGCAAAACACTCCATCCTTTGAAACTATTTGGGCTGGAGTACTACCTCATCCTGCTGACACTGATGTCTCTACCACTACGGATAGCGAGCTTGGTAGCCTGACCACTTACTTCCAGTCCAGTGTATCCGTCGCTGCCTGCAAAGTCCAAGAAATCTTTGTAGAGCCTTTCAGCATCGTGGATAAATGTATGTCTGTCACGTCATGCATGGAACCCGTCCCTGTGATACAAGAAACAGCCTGCGAAGACGTGGGAGAAGGTGAGAGTGTGTCACCTTCACCAGAGTGCTCGATATGCCTGGAGAGGTGTGGTGATGCGGACGGGCTCATGGAGCTGCGCTGCAAGCACATCTTCCACTCGGCATGCCtagagcggtggctccggtcccACGGCGACTGCCCCTACTGTAGGGCTACTGTGCTCCGAACATCGGACGAATAA